The genome window taattatcatcatcatcatcatcaaacgATAGAAAATAGAAATGTTCGATAACAGCAGAGAACCGTACCTTTCCGGCGTCTTGCCATGTAACACCAGTGAGCCACTCAACAGTGAGAGCTCCGAGAGTGGCGAGCATGGCCCACCTCCCGTGAATGAGCTCGCACTCGCGGAACCTCTGCAGCCCGAACACCTCGCTGTAGGGCTGGAACGGCGTGGACTTCACGTCCGCGAGCTCGGTCCTGGTCCCAATGATGTCCCCAGCCACGTTCTTCGCAAGGTTCTGGTCCAGCGAGTCCAACTCGAACTGCAGGTACTCGGCGGGCTTCCCTAGCCCAAATGGGTCGAACCCGTAGTCTCCGACAAGGCTCCCATCCAGGTACTCGGGCGCCTTGGCGCCCGGATACCACAGGGGCCTATCGGAGCTAGAGCCCGACCCCCTGGAAACTTTCTTCGGGGCGGCGGCTTTCTTCTTGCCAAACCCGAACCGGGCCTGCACCCGCCCCGCCCCGGAATGGGCCTCCAGGAGGCGCGTCCCCATGAAGGACGAGGTGGCTGCTGCTGTTGCGGTGGCCATGCTGGGCTTATGCTAAATTGGGCCGGTTGAGAGAAAAATTGAGTTGGGAGAATTAGTGGTTATTGTGAGAGAGAGGGATGGCAGATATATTTGACGAGGGAGGGGAGATTGGATATAATCTGTGAAGGGGGGTTTGGGGGCGTTAGATTTGGGTGAGTATCCATCTGACGGTGGAGAAGAGGCTTCGACTTATCGTTATGTTTATCTTCAGGTGGTGACGTGGCGATGTTCGTGGGACCCGCTGGGTTTCTGATGGTGATTGCTATACGTGGGAAATTTGTGGTGCTTGTTCACTCTTCTACTGGTTGGGTGGGTTCGGATTGGCGATTTGGACAAAAAATCTAATGAGTTTCTGTGAGATTAGATTAAGTAATTCTCTTATAATCTATTTGGGGCCTGATATTTTGGTCGAATATAAACGGTGAAGTGTTGTATTTGTAACGTTGTTGTGATAGCAATTATCTGATGCAGCATTGATATTTTCGTTGGGTAAAGCACAGGGTTCGTAGAAAATTAATGGCTGTTAGATAAATGTATTATATGGAAGTGCCAAATGGAATAATAGGAGAAATTAGGTTgggttgatttttcttttcttcctctaaaactagagaaagagaaaaaaaataataatgtacatACAGGTTAAGAGAGAAGGGAGATtacaaataaggaaaaagaataataaatagataTGATATATGTGTATGCGTGGGAGAgagataaatgaaaatattaaaatacaaaaaatttaaaaaaaacagtgaatttcaaaaatatttatggaTATTCACTAAACTAtactctttttaaaaataaattttatatgacaATTGatgaggaaaaaagaaaaaaatgcaattatgatatattatataatatgatggaaagagaaaaataataataataaaagataaatgtagagtaaaaaagtatttatcaaTCATTACTCTATATAAAtgatcaatcaaaattatagTTCTATATGATTAAGGTAGAAAAACTGTTGTTATCTCTTTAAGAGagtatttttgaaatatatatatatatatatatatatatatatatatatatatatatatatatatatatatatatatatatatataattgaaaagtgaaatttataataaaaaaattatatataatattgaatattgtattaattatttgatgttaaaataataaaattaagattCGAAACAGTTTTGTCAAATTACAAAATGGGCATGCCACTTTCAAAATTGATGCCCGTTAGTTAAAACGCAAAATGGgcttgaaaattttcaaaatgatgAGGAGTATACTTGGGCCCAGTTATTTGCACACTACTTTGTTTTAAGTTCACACCTCATTCTTTTATTAATGTGGAAGAGACTTTTTTATCCACCTTTTCCCTTACTACCACATTTTCACCCTCTTCCTCTCCCTCATTGCATCACacccctctttctctctccttcaCTTGCACCCAAAGGGTTACACTCATGATAAATTCACATTTCTCATTTTTCATGTAAACAACAAATCACAACATTATATAGAAATCATTCTCATTTCACACTATAATCAATGCAATGCAAAAATGGCTCACACATAAAAAAACCACACCAACCAAACACAGTCACAATAATACACATATGCAATGTgatgtctttccttcttctaTTCTCATATGCTTGTGGTATTAGTCAAGCACATTGCGGAAGAAGCTCAAAAGGGCATGTAGTAATTGTAATACCTTGGACAAATCACACTAAAATGAGAGGGATTCAAAAGCTATGTGGGTATGAAACTATGCAATTGAGgatgacttaaaaaaaataattagtattgcCTATACCAACAAAATACGTATACTTTTTGGTAGCTTATCACTTAAGAACTTCATAGTTATGTGTGTTTGGCTTAGAGCAATTATAGGATGACTAACTTTctgaaaagttttttaaaaaacatatgagTGAGAACAAAGAACACTAAAAAGTCTTGTGTTGCTTTATGAGATTTatcattgaaataaatttcaaagTCTTGGAAAGGGCTACCTATGGAGGATTCTAAACAGTGAAGGGTTTTGACCAATGAAAGAGTTGAGTGAAGTGCTACCGTGTGAAGTTTTGTAGAGTGTGAGTTGCCAAGAAGTTAACAATTAGGGATGTTATAAATGGTATCAAAGTAAACCTATCTTTAGTATGGTGTGGTTCGAGGATGAACATGGTGGAAGCTAGTGGGCATGTAACACCGTAAACGAAACACATCGAAATGAAAGGGATCCAAAGGTTGTGTAGGTATGTAACTGTACAATTGAgatgacttaaaaaaaattaattggtacTACCTATATCAACAAGATACATATACTTTTCGGTATCTTATCATTTAAGAACCCCACAGTTAAAGCATACTTGACTTGGAACAATTATGGAATGGGTGACCTGTTGGAAAGTTTCCTGGAAAATGTATGAGCGAGGACAAAACACATTGAAAAATCTCATATTGGTTTGTGAGAATAATTATTGATCTTGAAAGCAGCTAAAATAGATTGTCGAGATCTTGTAAATGGCTACCTATGGAGGGTTTTGGTCCACGAGAAAGTTGAGTGACATGTCACTATGTGAAGTGTCATAAAGTGTGAGTTGCCAAGAAATTGACAATCAGAGACATTACAAGCTTTATGAACCattcatttgttttctttttgtgtgtgttGGTAGGTGtaacaaaaacttattttttatacatacatacacaatgaatacaaatttttgttgtgtatCTAAGTATTATGCataacaaaaaacatatttttcattatgTGTCTAGCTTAAATACACAACGATGATGTGTTTCCATTGTTTCTTCTAtgtattcaaaattatttgcttttttaaactcttgttattttaataaacttttattaACTATTATTGAACTTTCTGGTACAAAATACCACCAAAAATGTTATTAGGTGGTCatatgatgagaatcctgaaactggccaaatacaggctaaaggcctaaGTGAAGAAGGACGaaagcccaagtggagaaggataaagcccctgagtggagaaggatgaaggcccagaggcagagacactatcaagactattaattgttgctaaaggcccaaactaatttaaagacccaagttaaatatgtttttagttataatttttatttattgtaattttggcccaaactgtttagaagactcatgtctatttttatctttttgttcagatacactataagtattggtttttattttcaataaaaaaaacttttggcatttgataaaatttggtgagagcttctctctaggttccttgttgaaccaatatcagacttatcaaggtaatccttgtggcgtctaccctgacttatcttccttcactagaagtggcgtcatccaaatctccgtagcctgtatcaaacgatccgctcctactcaggttcacatcatctgatATCAGAGCTTCGACTCTTGATACAgtttctatcctatcctattatttttctttgtaatttgtccaggttcgtgttttgtccttgttctgttatttgttttcttgtttgcgtcttgttgcattcttgtttgtgtctttgttttgttcttgttcttgttcatgtcacattttttgttcttgttcttgtttcttgtgtctttcggactttgtgtcaaaaaaaatctgtttgagttctgtttcaagtaaaaaaaaaattgcagaaattaaaaaaaaaagaatgaaagaaagtgggtgtttgatctttgaacacgaaattgaggcagttagagactttttttggcagaaaatcgtgtaccaaatcccTTTACCTGGATTCTCCTTTGAATTctaagcgttttgatatatagtgggtcTCAAATGGACAactgtagcaaaagttatgagcatttgaagtttactggtcatatctgttatcttatttgttatcttatatgttatctaatttgttatcatatccgttatccaaattaaatctaatttgttatccaaatccaatctaatttattatccaaatcaaatctaatcttttatccaaatcaaatccaatttgctatccaaatcaagtccaaattgttatcccaaatcaaatctgttactcagtttatgataattatattgtctttccttttattttatattaccttgtgtgtctaatttggtccatccaggaacttaagagggaacacgagtggtaaaaggcaagagtgaaaacatcacacaaaagcctatattgagagcatcaaacacgagtgaactaccatcaaagagagaaacacgtgagtagagtgtggtgaggtctagaatcttttttttaatttactgcaaaattctttgttccttaatcatggcaagagctggtgacaatggtggtgtatatcatcaactgtacggatctcagcgcttatttctggatgcgatgactacacaaatgcaacgtttgttgaaccgtaacaaagaagagctctatagacgaatagccaaatcttcattgtttactcttaaacctctatcccctagagaagtgagtgtgtgtgatgaccaaatcagaatgagagaaaagagagaacaagagaaagaaaatagtgaggcaccacaaaggaatatgaaaaagaagagtgatacacccgaggaaaagagtgatacacataagagagagagtgatacacatgagagaaaatttaattattttgcagaggcgagtgaagtgagaaAAGTGTTACCTgttcatgaaccactcaatctacaagtattgcaaagacaataaaatttctactgataattctaatgagtttactatttctatttctcctagtgttcaacccttattgcaagaatttaaaaatgtctttcctaaggagattcctcatggactaccatcttcaagaggcatagaacatcaagttgatctcctccccggagTTTCATtacctaacaggccaacttacaaaagcaatccccaagagactcaacgtaaggatgcacatgccaaagttgagtatgtgaaaagattgtatgaccaagtgaatgtgcaaattgcaaagaagaatgaaagctataccaagcaagccaacaagaaaaggaaggaagtggtacttgaacccggtgatgatcttggacatttgagggcaaatgttttccaagaaggagggaatgatgagaatcctgaaactggccaaatacatgCTAAAGGCTCAAGTgaagaaggacgaaggcccaagtggagaaggatgaaggcctagaggcagagacactatcaagactattaattgttgctgaatgctcaaactaatttaaaggcccaagttaaatatgtttttagttataatttttatttattgtaattatgacccaaactgtttagaaggtccatgcctatttttatcttttttttcagatacactataagtattgttttttattttcaataaaaaaaacttttgacatttgataaaatttggtgagagcttctctctgggttccttgttgaaccaatatcagacttatcaaggtaatccttgtggcgtctaccctgacttatcttccttcaccgcaAGTGACGTCTATCctaacttatcttccttcatcggaagtggcgtcatccaaacaaactctacagcctgtatcaagcgattcGCTCCTAGTCAGGATCACATCACCATAGATGATTTGAGAGTCCTCACAAAGACTCTCATAGGAGAGACACTGATGTAGGTACATTTAAAGTTGTGCAAGAACTTCCCACTACTttagtttacaaaaaaatagtagAAAGAGAACAAGTCGCAAAAGCAATGGAAGTGACAATGCTAGTTGACGCACCACAAATGATAGTTGTTATGCTTAAGCTTATTAAGCCTTAGGTGCCTGTTGTTGAGACATGGGCTATTGGACGAGTCTATGTTGAGATCCTATGCAAACCATATTGCCCTATGCTATAAGAAAGATTAACCTACAAGAATTTGAAAGTGGTCAATCATGGATGGATGATCTTACACTTACCTTAAAAGCCAAAGGTAAGTCTTTCATATAAACACACTATTGCACAACAAACACAAccatgctgtttttttttttttattttaaaaatggcaTAAGAACTCCATCTCCTTCCATCTTCCAATAAGGGAGATGACCATCACTCTAGATGATGTGTCATCTCTCCTAAACTTACACGTTATTAGTACACCCTATATCGCCATAAGTAATCGTTTGGTGACTTGACattcaatattttgatttagtctaattaattacaaaataagtccctatattttatctatttcattaaattgattatcctattttttaattcactatttGAGTTcccctatattttaaaattcactcTTAGTCCTAGAGCTGAATTTAACCTTTGACGATTAAATTTTAAACGTTGACTAGATTAAAAGATTtatcaatattttcataaaaaataagaagttaaaAAATGCTTGAAGGGAGACTAAAATCATGGtctttgaagtaaaaaaaaaaattctttataacTAGACACATGTGTTCATTTGAATATTTggtgtaaaatataatattaatataacttttatggaaaactaattcaaaattcaaattttattcttttttaatttattatatttttataatcttatatattatcttttaaaatataatatgtaacattaaattttatttccacataaattagaatatgtatatttatataagttttatttttattttatatattatatttttcttttaaaataatacttgtgatttagtgataatatttttttatctatattaagatattcatgttattttgttgtaatatagataaaaaaataatttcaataaatcacatacataaaattttaaaaatagaaaacaccatcattttatttaattacatatctttactatataatttaattcttttaaaaaaaattacgtaactattaaataaatttaaatataaataaaaaaacaaatattatgataaataataatatcttaatataagtaaaaaaatactgtcattaaattacatatataaatattttaaaagataataaaataatatcattttataaaattataatttatataaaaaatatagatagataaaatttatattatatatttactgtataaaataagtttcaaataaTGTGGTAAAAATACatgagattataaaaatataatatataaaataaaaataaagtttatataagtatacatattttaatttatacgaaaatagaatttaatcttatatattatattttaaaagataatatataagattataaaaatataataaattaaaaaagaataaagttgAAATTGTGAACTATTTTCACAtataaacttatattaatactatattttacaCTAAATATCTAAATAGTCATGTGGGTATAACGGTAAAAGAGTGTTATTCTCTCCAAAGATTATAGTTCTAGTCTttcttcaaacatttttttaagttcttatttcttacaaaaatattagacAATTTTCTAGTCTAATTAACGTTTAAAATTTAACCGTCAACAATTCAGCTATGAGACTAAGATAAgatagtaaattttaaaatatagggaGATTTAAATAGTGAATTAAAAATAGGGAGACCGATTTggtgaaataaacaaaataaagggaCAGATTTTATAATTAAGCCATTTTTTTCCAAGTAAATTTgaaccaattcaattaagatcatattattttattctaggTAAGcggattatgtaaaaaaaaattattataacatttttaagttttcatattcacttattacaaaataagtaaaatatagTTGATTATAACATTTTTAACACGTTATTTGTGGAAAATATTTACCAAATTTGCTAATAACTAATATTCGTTAGATAATTTGACTAACTAGTTTTAGTAGGATTTATACTTTAACTAAGTTTTTTTCATCAAGTTGATCGGttgattttcattaaattaacgACTTATTGATGTTTAtcactttttaataaaataataatgatatttgaatatcttattatttttattattttgaacagATATATTTCAtttgtctctttctctctttgaatcacattatatcatttattatatcCATATTAGATTTTAACTACTATCtgaggtttttatatatatttttctttaataaaacaaaagtgagaacaatttaatatcattttagattagatcattttaattatataattacactaattaaatgttagaatcaaaattttatataagtaGAATAATTTTCCCCCGGGAATATTATCTAGTGTAACCCACCTACTCTCCCATCAAATATCGTGGTTATCTGGCCCTAATTTAACACCAACACCTTCGTGCTCTTTGATAACAAATTTTCGGTCGATATAAAATAATCACGTCGCAGCTTACAAAAAATCATTTAGCTGGTAATTATTGAAAAGCAATAACagtcattaaatatatttaaaataagcataatatcgttGTCGAGTTGCAACTGGGTGTGGCCGGTGAAAGCCAATTATCGGGTTGAGTCGTGTGGAGGCAAGGTACCAAAGTCTCCAAAAGTCAACAGGTAGATCCGGTTGCTTTGATCCGTTTCGCTCTCTATTGGGTCGTACCCTCTTCTTTAGTTTCCAACAGCCTCTCTCTCTGCTTTTGCTAGTGGTACTGTCTCTTAGCTTTGATTCTCTGTTCTCTGTTTTGTTCTGTTTCGCGTGTAAGTTCCTCTGTTCCTCTTTTTTCCCTTTCTAAGGTATTCCTGTTCTTAAAAATAtcccctttttattttattttctttagggGGTTGAATTTCTTTGCTTCAATTTCTATTTGGAAGATGAGAAAAATTCaaagtttgatttttgtttttttacttttttttgtggTTTATGATTATTGAggagttaaaaattaaagggTGATTTAGGAGGAGAAATTTGCATAGTTTTTGATGTTTTCATGCTTTTCAAttttgttctctctctctctctattaatttgaatttgtttaCGGTGGCCTCAAAGCATGTCAAGGGGAAGGATACATATGACTCGGGGAGTTTCTATGCGCTTCTTTTTGTATATTGTTATatcataattttgataatttacaCTGTATTTTGATTTCTGAATTTTGATGAAAAAATCAACTTAATGTGTGAATTATTCTGGTGCtacaaaatgtcaaaaatgtgaATTTCTACAAGGTGGTTTCCTTGGTAGATATGTAACATTTGGTCAAGCATCAGTTAACCTTAACACCATAAGATTTCTGAAACTTTAGTTTTTAACCGTGCTAAATGACATCATAAGATTCATGTAGCCGAGTTCACCTACTGGGATAAGGCCTTGTTGTTATTTGTGAGATCAGTAGTAGTTAACCCCATAgtttgtgtgtatgtgtgtgagagagaattATGCTGTTGCTACAAAGTCTCAAACTTATCAATTTCTATAAGCTGGATTGCTAGGTAAATATGTAACATTTGGTCAGCATCAGTTAAACACCATATGGTGCATTTATTATACCCTAATTTTAGTGGGGATCCTGTTTTTTGTATTGAGCTAATTTTTCTGTTTAACTTCTTGAAGTTCTATCTGTCTTTTGTCCTCTTTTATTGGAATTTTCTAATTCCTTTGTTTTGATTGCTGTGGATTGTCTTCAGACAGGAACTTAAACAATGAAGACTGCAAAGGGCAAGGGAGCAGCGAGGCCCTCAAAAGAATCACTGAAGCCTGTTGATGACCGGTTAGTTCTTGTATCATTACACTTAAGTGAAATTAGTTGatgcattttgattttttatataactttgtATCTCCTTGTTCATCAGGGCGTTGGCTTTccagtgcattttttttatattgaaacaTTATATTAATATCTTATCATACATACTTGATGGTGCATCCAGCTGTTACAGGAAATAGTATAGTGATGGAACATATATCTCTATTGTTTTCAGAAAGGTTGGAAAGCGGAAGGCTTCTGGTAAGCCTGAGAAAAGCAGAGCAccaaagaaggagaagaaggccAAGAAAGACCCCAACAAGCCTAAAAGACCACCGAGTGCTTTCTTCGTGTTCCTGTTTGTATCTTCTTTGCTCTTTCCTTTATATCTCTCCCTTGGAAAAATGGTATGACTTATTTCGTTCTCTGTGATAGTGAGGAGTTCAGGAAGACCTTTAAGGCTGAGAATCCTCTCGTGAAGGCTGTATCAGTTGTAAGTTACATGTTAAATTGCTTCATCTTCAATGACGACATGCCCTTTTTGAATATGCATCTAAATTGTTTGCTGCACTCTTTCATTGAAGGTTGGAAAAGCTGGAGGAGAGAAATGGAAATCCCTGTCCAGTGCTGTAAGCTTTGCAATTGTGATAAATTATGGCacatttttgttctcttttaaattaatttactatttttcatTGTGTTTTTAGATGTTTTCAGTATAAATTCATTTTAGGTAGATATAGTTTGTCATTTGTAAGCAAAGTTGCTTCAATTGAATTCagtatatctatatatatgtaCCAAATGAACCCATTCTATTGAAGAagggattaattttttaattaattttgactcctctctttgaaatgtaaaggagAAAGCTCCATATGAAGCCAAGGCTGCAAAAAGGAAAGCTGAGTATGAAAAACTTATCAAAGCTTATGAGAAAAAGCAGGTCAGAAACCTGTGCCAGTTGTTCTGTTGTGTGTGGCACCTTTGATTGTCTTGTGtttatatactttattttctaTGATGTTGCCAGGCAAGCTCtgcagatgatgatgaatcaGACAAGTCCAAATCTGAAGtgaatgatgaagatgatgcCAGTGGAGAGGTAGTCTTCTTTCCTCATTCTATGTTAATTAAGTTACTTAGAATATATTCTCTGTGCTTCCTTGAATATTGAgtaaatattatgtataattgCTGCGTGTGGAGTTGCTTTAGTTTCAAGAGTTTAGTTCTAGAATAGAGGGTAAATATGAGATATAAAGTTCTTGTCAAGAAGTAAAtgtaatgaatttaattataatggTAGTTATTAACCCTTTTGactcataccttcgcatagtGAGAAGCCTTTCGGCAATGGGGTACGTTAGTTTTAGTAGTTATTATTAACCCTTTCGACtcatcaagagaagtttgtagAATAGAGATTTTCAAACATGGATTGTACCTTTTGATTTTTACACTAAGGCCTCTACAATGCTTTAGCTTCCCAATAAATTGAGATGTTGGGTTCCTTAGTTTAAAGAGGCATAAATGCGTGCtgcttgttttttaatttttaagcaaaACTTGTattgttttgatgataaaagCTTAAAGCTATTCCCTTctgtttttttcttactttttgagctcatttttccctttttgtacaGGAGGACCACCAAGAGGACGAGGATGATGAGGAGGAAGAGGACGATGAAGATGATGACTGAGATTGATGTCCAAAACCTTGGttatgatattttgtttatgaGGGAGGCTATTATATATTCTGACTGTGCATACTAGGCTACTTTTTATGTTTGTGCTGGTAGAAAAGAATGTCTTCTTTGTTGGTACGATATATTGCCAACTACTTGAGCTTCCCTCACTTAGCTATCGTACCTGAATCACTTTTTGTGCATTGTAGCCTTAAATGGGTTGCTTTAAGTAATATAATTTCTTTCTGATCAATGCATtggcaaaattataatttttagtataaatgGAATTATCATTTTCTGATCAACCTTTCATTGCATACACAAGAAACTTATTATCGTCTTCATCTCATTGCGGTTGTCCAGCAGTACTAGGAGCAAATGTTTTCAGAATTGGAATGACTAGTCTATTTGTTGTCGCACTTCTATAGTTGATTGACTCATGgtcatttatatttgttttagcaTATCTTTTTTGGTGTACATTGGTGGGAATAAGTATCGAATCTAAGTCTTTGTGCATTTATTTCAACCCTCTCGCTATTAAGCCGACCCTAATGAGTTTATCAAATTGTTAATAATACATGAGTGAGTGGAATCATGAAACAAGTCTTTCAGaaagttgagaaaaaaatataaccatTGTTTTAAGCAAACATGACATTCCCTTTGTGCCTTGTAGCCAAATGACCTAGTGCAGCGCTTGCTTCTATCTCTGTTATTACAGAAGAGTTAAAACTTAAGAGAAAGGAGTGACAATTTTTCGGCAGTTGTTTCCTGCACCTCCAACGTTGCTTCTTGTACCTCTTTTAAGCTTCCGGAACGCTTAATCCggatgtaattttacattctaGAACTGGTGTAGGAAGCAATTTTACATTCCAGAACAGGTATAGGAAGCAAATGAGAGGGGCTGgaagtaatttcctaatttttctttataaactaaaagacctataaaat of Glycine soja cultivar W05 chromosome 1, ASM419377v2, whole genome shotgun sequence contains these proteins:
- the LOC114415817 gene encoding high mobility group B protein 1-like, with the translated sequence MKTAKGKGAARPSKESLKPVDDRKVGKRKASGKPEKSRAPKKEKKAKKDPNKPKRPPSAFFVFLEEFRKTFKAENPLVKAVSVVGKAGGEKWKSLSSAEKAPYEAKAAKRKAEYEKLIKAYEKKQASSADDDESDKSKSEVNDEDDASGEEDHQEDEDDEEEEDDEDDD
- the LOC114415808 gene encoding chlorophyll a-b binding protein CP29.2, chloroplastic-like, yielding MATATAAATSSFMGTRLLEAHSGAGRVQARFGFGKKKAAAPKKVSRGSGSSSDRPLWYPGAKAPEYLDGSLVGDYGFDPFGLGKPAEYLQFELDSLDQNLAKNVAGDIIGTRTELADVKSTPFQPYSEVFGLQRFRECELIHGRWAMLATLGALTVEWLTGVTWQDAGKVELVEGSSYLGQPLPFSITTLIWIEVLVIGYIEFQRNAELDPEKRLYPGGSYFDPLGLASDPEKKATLQLAEIKHARLAMVGFLGFAVQAAATGKGPLNNWATHLSDPLHTTIIDTFSSSS